The DNA sequence CTTCCCGGTGTGGACGAACGCCTTCTGGTCGCGGCTCGAGAGGGTGGCGAGGGCGTTGCGGGCGCGCCAGTGCGCGAACGCGTCGGGGAAGACCACCTTCAGGGCTTCGGTCATTTCGCTGCCGTGCCAGGCGTGGGCCTCGAGGGGCGGTTCGGCGAGGACGCGGGCGACGGCTTTCATGCGGTCGAGGACGGTCCAGCCGTGGGAGGCGAGGGCGCCGTCGTGCGTGGGGTAGGTGCGTTCGCTGAACGCGGCGAGCGTGGCGACGAGATCGACGTGGAGGTCGAGGGCGTTGGCGACGGCGTCGAGCGTGGTGAAGGCCGATCCCGCGTGGACGTGGTCGTCGATGCGGGCCAGGAGGGCGTGGGTGTCGGGCGTGGTGACGAGGAGGAGGTCGTTTCGTTCTTGGACGTGGAGCGTCTTGGGGTGGAGGGCGAACGTGGCGCGGCGGATGGCGTCGGCGATGGGGCCGTGGGCGGGGACGAGGAGGGGGTGCGTGTCGACCGTGTCGAGGCGTGCGAGGAGGTCGTCGTCCGTGCGGGGCGCGTCCGACGTGCGCGTGGCGTTCAGGCTTCGGAGGCGTTTGCGGGCTCGGTTTTGGAGTTGGCGCACCCGTTCGCGGGTGATGCCGTGGCGGGTGCCGACGGCGTCGAGCGTCTCGCCGTCCGCTCTGCGGCGGAGGATCGCGGCGTCGCGGGGCCATGTGGACTCCAGGAGGGCGAACAGGTGGTCGATCCTGCTGGGGTCGAGCGAGGGCGGGGTCGCGGCGGTCGGGGGCGCGGCCTGGAGGCGTGCGAGCACCGGGCGCCAGGCGTCAGGGAGGCCGCGTTCGTGGTACCGGTCGGCTTCGTCCGGAGCGACCTGCGCGGCGGTGCCGGCGGCCTCGGGGGCGTGGGTCGGCGTGCGTGGCGCGGGGGACGGCTGGAGGCTGGGCGTGGGATCGGCCGTTGGGTTGTCCTGCACGTGCGCGTGGGGGGTGGGCACTTGACTGCGGGGGGTGTGCGCCGGATCGGGGTTCGTGGCGTCCGTCCAGCCGAGGAGGTCGGCCAGGGCTCGCAGCATCGAGATGGGGTGGCGTGCGTCGGTGGGGCGTGAGGTGGCCATGGGGGAAGTTCACCCCATGGGTGCGACGGGGAGTGACGCACGGTGCGGGGGCGTCGCCGCCCGCGCCCGACGCCCGTGCCGCGGGTGGGTTCGGGATCGATCCTCGTCGTCGCCGAGATGGGGCAGGAGGGGCCGTCGCGACCACCTTCGTGTGCGGGGCAGCTTCTGCTTCCCCAAACACGGACCCGGCGTAGGGGTGGTCCCACGCCGGGTGCGTGTCTCGGGGGCGCCCGCGCCGAAGGCGTGTGTGCGGGGTCGCGCGAGGTCCGCGTGGCTCGCGCGTCCGCTCACGTCGGGCCGGTGGGCGCCGTGTACGTCGGTCGGTGCGGCCCCCGATCCGTCCGGGCCGGCGTACGCTCGAAGGATGCCGGATGGGGC is a window from the Trueperaceae bacterium genome containing:
- a CDS encoding sigma factor-like helix-turn-helix DNA-binding protein; this encodes MLRALADLLGWTDATNPDPAHTPRSQVPTPHAHVQDNPTADPTPSLQPSPAPRTPTHAPEAAGTAAQVAPDEADRYHERGLPDAWRPVLARLQAAPPTAATPPSLDPSRIDHLFALLESTWPRDAAILRRRADGETLDAVGTRHGITRERVRQLQNRARKRLRSLNATRTSDAPRTDDDLLARLDTVDTHPLLVPAHGPIADAIRRATFALHPKTLHVQERNDLLLVTTPDTHALLARIDDHVHAGSAFTTLDAVANALDLHVDLVATLAAFSERTYPTHDGALASHGWTVLDRMKAVARVLAEPPLEAHAWHGSEMTEALKVVFPDAFAHWRARNALATLSSRDQKAFVHTGKRGTWRLADEHPTSPDAR